In Rutidosis leptorrhynchoides isolate AG116_Rl617_1_P2 chromosome 2, CSIRO_AGI_Rlap_v1, whole genome shotgun sequence, one genomic interval encodes:
- the LOC139893833 gene encoding omega-6 fatty acid desaturase, endoplasmic reticulum-like: MGGGGRMNESPKPRDVFKHAPVEKPPFGIADLKKAIPPHCFNRSLTTSFYYLIRDLCMIFSLYYIANNYITLLSPPFSYIAWPIYWITQASVMVGLWNIVHDCGHHCFSEYQWVDDTIGFIFHSLVLTPYFSFKYSHRTHHANTSSLEKDENWVPKLKDDTWFVEILSNPIGNALFVMFRLVFGYPGYFIFNLHGRIYKGFPSHFNPLGPIFNDSERAQVFLSDIGVFAVLYGLYRIGVKQGFNWLLNIYGYPLIIMCMFFMLFTYLNHNHPSVAHYDSREWDWLRGALGTVDRDYGLWNTFWHDEPNAHVVHHLFSTIPHYHIVEATKAVKPILGDYYNYDDTPILKAIFRETKECLFIEEDPEKKGVYWFKK; encoded by the coding sequence ATGGGAGGAGGAGGCAGAATGAACGAGTCTCCGAAACCAAGAGATGTTTTCAAACATGCTCCTGTCGAAAAACCTCCATTCGGTATAGCTGATCTCAAAAAAGCAATACCTCCACACTGTTTCAACCGATCTCTTACAACCTCGTTCTACTATTTAATTCGCGATTTGTGCATGATCTTTTCCTTATACTACATCGCAAATAACTACATTACCCTCCTCTCCCCACCCTTTTCGTACATAGCATGGCCGATTTATTGGATCACTCAAGCAAGCGTTATGGTGGGATTATGGAATATCGTCCACGATTGTGGTCATCATTGTTTTAGTGAATACCAATGGGTTGATGATACAATCGGCTTTATTTTTCACTCGCTTGTTCTCACTCCatacttttctttcaaatatagtcATCGTACTCATCACGCTAACACAAGTTCACTTGAAAAAGACGAAAATTGGGTCCCTAAACTCAAGGATGATACTTGGTTTGTTGAAATTCTTTCCAATCCAATAGGTAACGCGTTGTTTGTTATGTTTAGGTTAGTTTTCGGCTACCCTGGCtactttatcttcaatcttcatggaAGAATCTATAAAGGGTTCCCAAGTCATTTCAACCCGTTAGGTCCTATCTTCAACGATAGCGAACGTGCTCAAGTTTTTCTATCCGATATTGGAGTATTCGCCGTTCTGTATGGACTCTATCGAATTGGTGTAAAACAAGGTTTCAATTGGTTACTTAACATCTATGGTTACCCCTTGATCATTATGTGTATGTTTTTCATGTTGTTCACATACTTGAACCATAATCATCCTTCGGTCGCTCACTACGATTCAAGGGAATGGGATTGGTTACGAGGCGCTTTAGGAACGGTTGATAGGGATTATGGATTATGGAACACATTTTGGCATGATGAACCTAATGCTCATGTGGTTCATCATTTGTTTTCAACTATTCCACATTATCATATTGTAGAGGCTACAAAAGCTGTGAAACCAATTTTGGGCGACTACTATAACTACGATGATACTCCGATCTTAAAAGCGATTTTTCGAGAGACAAAAGAGTGTCTGTTTATTGAAGAAGATCCAGAGAAGAAAGGTGTTTACTGGTTTAAGAAGTAG
- the LOC139893834 gene encoding delta(12) fatty acid desaturase DES8.11-like, producing MGAGGRMNDTTPGAKNVLERVPVKKTPFEISDLKKAIPLHCYKRDLLRSLYYLFGDIAICFTWYYIASNYIPLLPKPLNYVAWPIYWFVQGSSFMGIWSIGHDLGHHSFSDYQWLDDTIGFFVHSSFLTPYFSFKYSHRSHHAHTNSMEYDEVWIPKRKADTFYSEILNNPLGNMFMTCVRLLLSFPLYFTFNLHGRPYEGFASHFYPQSPIFNDSERLQIWLSDAGILVAYYTLYKIAMATSATWLFCIYGAPLLVMNAHFIFFTFLHHSHPSLAHFDKREWDWIRGALSTVDRDYGIFNHIFHDVTNAHVVHHLISHIPHYHTVEATKAVKPILGDYYKYDDTPILKAFWRETRDCIYVEPDEGAEQSGVYWFRK from the coding sequence ATGGGAGCAGGTGGTCGGATGAATGATACAACTCCTGGTGCTAAAAATGTCCTCGAACGTGTTCCCGTTAAGAAAACTCCGTTCGAGATTAGTGATCTCAAGAAAGCAATACCGTTACATTGCTACAAGCGCGATCTCTTACGTTCTCTTTACTACCTTTTTGGCGACATAGCCATATGCTTTACTTGGTACTACATTGCATCAAATTACATTCCTCTACTACCTAAACCACTCAACTATGTAGCTTGGCCGATTTATTGGTTCGTCCAAGGTAGTAGTTTTATGGGCATATGGAGCATAGGTCACGATCTAGGTCACCATAGCTTTAGTGACTACCAATGGCTTGATGACACAATCGGCTTTTTCGTTCACTCATCTTTCCTCACTCCATATTTTTCGTTCAAATATAGTCACCGTAGCCACCACGCTCACACTAACTCAATGGAGTACGACGAGGTATGGATCCCTAAAAGGAAAGCGGACACATTCTATTCCGAAATTCTAAACAACCCACTCGGGAACATGTTCATGACTTGTGTTCGGTTGCTTCTTAGCTTTCCTTTGTACTTTACCTTCAACCTTCACGGTAGACCGTACGAAGGGTTTGCAAGCCATTTCTACCCTCAAAGTCCGATATTTAATGATAGCGAGCGCCTACAAATTTGGCTCTCTGACGCTGGAATACTCGTTGCGTACTACACGCTCTACAAGATCGCAATGGCCACAAGTGCAACATGGTTGTTTTGCATCTACGGCGCGCCGTTATTGGTTATGAACGCCCATTTCATATTTTTCACATTTTTGCATCATAGTCATCCTTCTCTAGCACATTTTGATAAAAGGGAGTGGGATTGGATTAGAGGTGCTTTATCAACTGTGGATAGAGATTATGGAATCTTTAACCATATATTTCATGATGTAACTAATGCTCATGTGGTGCATCATTTGATATCACATATCCCTCATTATCATACTGTTGAGGCAACTAAGGCTGTCAAGCCCATTCTTGGCGATTACTATAAATACGATGATACCCCGATTTTAAAGGCTTTTTGGAGAGAAACAAGGGACTGCATTTATGTAGAACCTGATGAAGGTGCAGAACAGAGTGGTGTGTACTGGTTCCGAAAGTAG